From Candidatus Effluviviaceae Genus V sp.:
CGGCTTCTTCGTCGAGCGGGACGGCTATCTCTCACTCGCGGCGACGTGCTGTCGGGGTCGCGAGGGCAGTCCGGAGCCGGTCAGGATCGAGGATGCCGGGCACCTGGGAGAGGCATACGTGACCGGCAGTATGCAGCTCTTTGGGAAGGGCGACGTCCCCGGCGGCATGCCGGCGCCAGAGGGGTTCGAGCATGGCATCTCGATGCCCATCGAGGGGATCGGCGTGCTGCACTGCTTCTCGATGAAGCGGGGCGCCTTCACGACCGACGACGTCCGGATGCTCGACCTCCTGCTGGACCACGCGAAGCAGGCCGTCGGGCGGATCAGACTGGAGAGCCAGCTTCACGAGGAGGCGATCCGCGACAGGCTCACTGGTCTCTACAACAGGAACTACTTCGATGAGGCGGTCGAACGGGAGATCGAACGCTCGCGTCGTTCCGGCGAGCCGATCGGATTCCTCATGCTCGACATCGATCGTTTCAAGGAGATCAACGACACCTACGGACACGCGACGGGCGACGACGTCCTTCGGGGCGTTGCGCGGTTCCTCGTCGGACAGGTGCGGACGTCCGAGATCGTCGTGCGCTACGGAGGAGACGAGTTCCTCATCATGATGCCGGGCCTGACACGCGACCCCGAGCCGGTCTGCGAGCGCATCCGGGAGGCCTTCGAGCGGTGGCGCGCCGCGAGCGGGATCCCGGAGGAGGTCGACTTCGATCTGTCGATGGGGTTCTCGAGATGGGAGCCGTACGACCTGTCGTCCGTGACGGAGGTGATCTCGGAGGCAGACGAGGCGATGTACGAGGAGAAGCGGTCGCACGCCGCCGCCGGAACCGGCGGATTGGGCGGCAGGTTGCCGCGGGGCGCCGTCGAGAGCTAGACGTTCCCTCCGCCGGCCGTC
This genomic window contains:
- a CDS encoding diguanylate cyclase, whose product is GFFVERDGYLSLAATCCRGREGSPEPVRIEDAGHLGEAYVTGSMQLFGKGDVPGGMPAPEGFEHGISMPIEGIGVLHCFSMKRGAFTTDDVRMLDLLLDHAKQAVGRIRLESQLHEEAIRDRLTGLYNRNYFDEAVEREIERSRRSGEPIGFLMLDIDRFKEINDTYGHATGDDVLRGVARFLVGQVRTSEIVVRYGGDEFLIMMPGLTRDPEPVCERIREAFERWRAASGIPEEVDFDLSMGFSRWEPYDLSSVTEVISEADEAMYEEKRSHAAAGTGGLGGRLPRGAVES